Proteins from a genomic interval of Caldicellulosiruptor diazotrophicus:
- a CDS encoding DUF554 domain-containing protein, translated as MTGLGTIVNALAVIVGSIFGLILKFGIPERFKATIMQAISLSVIFIGISGVLQGIFKILSNGKIDRQFIMLMIFSLVIGGLVGEILRIEDFLEKLGDRIKKAVSKVIKSENSTFTEGFVTASLVFCVGAMAIVGSLEDGLNHNFSILFAKSILDGITSIIFSATLGIGVMFSSVAVLFYQGTITLLAGLIKPFLTDIVVLQMSMVGSVLIFAIGINMLGVSKIKVGNLLPAIFVPALWYLINSFI; from the coding sequence ATGACAGGGCTTGGAACTATAGTAAATGCACTTGCTGTTATTGTAGGCTCTATTTTTGGACTTATTTTAAAATTTGGGATACCAGAAAGATTCAAGGCAACAATTATGCAGGCAATATCTCTTTCTGTTATCTTTATTGGAATTTCTGGTGTATTGCAGGGAATTTTTAAAATACTTTCAAACGGCAAAATAGACAGGCAGTTCATAATGCTAATGATTTTTTCGCTTGTAATTGGTGGGCTTGTAGGAGAGATTTTGAGAATTGAAGATTTTTTGGAAAAGCTTGGTGATAGAATTAAAAAGGCTGTATCAAAAGTAATAAAATCAGAAAACTCAACATTTACAGAAGGCTTTGTCACTGCAAGTCTTGTGTTTTGTGTTGGAGCTATGGCTATTGTAGGGAGTCTTGAAGATGGGCTAAACCATAACTTTAGCATTCTTTTTGCAAAATCCATTTTAGATGGTATAACTTCCATAATATTCTCAGCAACATTGGGAATTGGCGTGATGTTCTCAAGTGTTGCCGTGCTTTTTTATCAAGGGACTATAACACTTTTGGCAGGATTGATAAAACCATTTTTGACAGACATAGTAGTTTTGCAAATGTCAATGGTGGGTTCTGTTCTGATATTCGCAATAGGAATAAATATGCTTGGCGTATCAAAAATTAAAGTTGGCAATCTTCTCCCTGCAATATTTGTGCCTGCTTTGTGGTATTTGATTAATTCGTTTATTTGA
- a CDS encoding ABC transporter ATP-binding protein gives MIALEVKNLVKRYANVLALDNLSLTVKEGEIFGLLGPNGAGKTTFINCILGLTNIDRGEINIFEKPLNKALKELKSQIGIVPQEIALYSNLTVYENLSFFGSLYNLSGKVLKERIEFALEFVQMHDSIKKQVKNLSGGMKRRINIAAALINNPKLLIMDEPTVGIDIYSRKLILESVQKLSQSGITIIYTTHYIEEVDRICTSVAFINKGTVIEYGPKDYLLKKLSEKNIIEIKLNKATERLLEKLKKIDDIENAVLTKNLLTLTVEKSKNPIKEIVQILSEDGCEILSITYEKPTMEKLYFAVMGYTIDEKGEIVHESSI, from the coding sequence ATGATTGCGCTTGAGGTCAAAAACCTTGTAAAAAGATATGCAAATGTTTTGGCTCTTGACAATCTGTCACTAACTGTCAAAGAAGGTGAAATTTTTGGGCTTTTGGGTCCAAATGGTGCAGGAAAAACTACTTTTATAAACTGTATTCTGGGACTTACTAACATAGACAGAGGTGAAATAAATATATTTGAAAAGCCTCTAAATAAAGCTTTGAAAGAGTTAAAGTCACAAATTGGAATTGTTCCACAGGAAATCGCACTTTATAGTAACTTAACTGTGTATGAGAATTTAAGCTTTTTCGGGTCACTCTATAATCTCTCTGGAAAGGTACTGAAAGAGAGAATAGAGTTTGCTTTAGAGTTTGTTCAAATGCATGATAGTATAAAAAAACAGGTAAAAAATCTTTCTGGCGGGATGAAACGAAGAATAAACATTGCAGCAGCGCTTATAAACAACCCTAAACTTCTTATAATGGATGAACCTACTGTTGGAATTGATATATACTCAAGAAAACTAATTTTAGAATCTGTTCAAAAACTTTCTCAAAGTGGGATTACAATAATATACACTACTCACTACATCGAAGAGGTTGATAGAATCTGCACATCTGTTGCTTTTATAAATAAAGGAACTGTTATTGAATATGGTCCAAAAGACTATCTTTTGAAAAAACTATCTGAAAAGAACATTATTGAAATAAAACTCAACAAGGCTACTGAAAGACTTTTGGAAAAATTAAAAAAAATTGATGACATTGAAAATGCAGTCCTTACTAAAAATCTTCTCACTTTGACAGTTGAAAAATCAAAAAATCCTATCAAAGAAATTGTGCAGATTTTATCTGAAGATGGTTGCGAAATACTTTCAATCACTTACGAAAAACCAACAATGGAAAAACTGTATTTTGCTGTGATGGGTTATACCATAGACGAAAAAGGAGAGATTGTTCATGAGAGCAGCATTTAA
- a CDS encoding ABC transporter permease yields the protein MRAAFKAFLYTLKENVMSIPLISIMLIFPIVLIFILGNALSGYFKQANIPKMDIIIVEDNFKPSIYDTILRYDKTFVKVFHAEVFASKSVALKKFSSSNKYVAVVMFKKRQRNNHSNYSPFGNFDIEITSKAGSQEAEFVKVYFNIFANYYKFIKSIYSPSDIPKSINFESAFSGHFPRALDYYAVTMVVMMALYGSFGGIAVIEEERRQNTLLRLFASPKSPYDIFIAKALAQMVFLYAQLCLIVIFSKYIYHANWGNNLILVFILLLVYSIFAILFGVFVALVVKNYMISNVIVSSAAIVFTFLAGGYMRVDLGNGFLGTLREFLPNYAVQSAFFSIIYNPADTRYSKNALLYLIFICLCIFIICALLIRKVKSWQFSG from the coding sequence ATGAGAGCAGCATTTAAAGCCTTTCTTTATACATTAAAAGAAAACGTAATGAGCATTCCACTTATTTCTATAATGCTCATCTTTCCAATTGTCTTGATATTCATTCTTGGTAATGCACTTTCTGGATACTTTAAACAGGCTAATATCCCAAAGATGGATATAATTATTGTTGAAGATAATTTTAAACCAAGTATTTATGATACTATTTTAAGATATGATAAAACATTTGTAAAAGTATTCCATGCAGAAGTTTTTGCTTCTAAGTCAGTTGCTTTGAAAAAGTTTTCATCTTCTAATAAATACGTTGCTGTTGTAATGTTTAAAAAGCGTCAAAGGAATAATCATTCAAATTATAGCCCTTTTGGAAATTTTGATATTGAAATTACCTCAAAAGCAGGTTCACAAGAAGCTGAATTTGTCAAAGTGTATTTTAATATTTTTGCAAACTACTACAAATTTATAAAAAGTATTTATTCGCCTTCTGACATACCAAAATCGATAAATTTTGAATCTGCATTTTCGGGTCACTTCCCAAGAGCTCTTGATTACTATGCAGTTACAATGGTTGTCATGATGGCGCTTTATGGAAGTTTTGGTGGAATTGCTGTTATTGAAGAAGAAAGGCGGCAAAATACCTTGCTAAGACTTTTTGCATCACCAAAAAGTCCATATGATATATTCATTGCAAAGGCGCTTGCTCAAATGGTATTTTTGTATGCTCAGCTTTGTCTTATTGTTATATTTTCGAAATACATTTACCACGCAAACTGGGGTAATAACTTAATACTTGTATTTATACTTTTGCTTGTATACAGCATATTTGCAATACTTTTTGGAGTTTTTGTCGCTCTTGTTGTTAAAAACTATATGATTTCAAATGTAATTGTGAGCTCAGCCGCTATCGTATTTACATTTTTGGCAGGAGGATATATGCGAGTTGACTTAGGAAACGGGTTCTTGGGCACGTTGAGAGAGTTTTTGCCAAATTATGCTGTACAATCAGCTTTCTTTAGTATAATTTACAATCCTGCAGATACAAGATATTCTAAAAATGCTTTGCTATATCTTATTTTCATTTGTTTATGTATTTTCATTATTTGCGCACTTTTGATAAGGAAGGTGAAATCATGGCAGTTTTCAGGATAA
- a CDS encoding ABC transporter permease, with translation MAVFRINIKRLLKDRFNLFLMIVLPSVAVALSTFFATNVDTLYKIGIITDKNKTSIVEVIDNQLRKCFDVKIFDPQKSIVSQMVQSGVDCVIVLNNKTIDDIINGKRTNIKIYTFGKAETHMVLKEYINSIFKVLISQNNINKSKYLETSKYIFEHSPLVFSEQFKHESKALSVSFASGLFVMSLFWLALNASNIILKDYQERVIIRILCSPVSPQSYILQSILSIFSVTFLQLLFFVVLCKYFLNLSFGVNILVILIVLSICSFMFVSFAVMFISIVNDIKKLATLNSMVVTIMCMIGGCYWPLSIMPMFLQKLALIFPTTYATNLTKNMLIGKPLENMLIDILIVITFCILFVLVGINRLSKNVILKM, from the coding sequence ATGGCAGTTTTCAGGATAAATATAAAAAGGTTGCTGAAAGACAGATTCAATCTATTTTTGATGATAGTACTTCCATCGGTTGCAGTAGCTCTTTCGACATTTTTCGCAACAAATGTTGATACACTTTACAAGATTGGAATTATAACTGACAAAAATAAGACAAGTATAGTAGAAGTTATAGATAATCAGCTAAGGAAATGCTTTGATGTAAAAATCTTTGACCCTCAAAAGTCTATTGTAAGTCAGATGGTTCAGAGCGGTGTTGACTGCGTTATTGTGTTAAATAATAAGACAATTGATGATATTATAAATGGAAAAAGAACAAATATCAAAATATACACTTTTGGTAAGGCTGAGACACATATGGTTTTAAAAGAATATATAAATAGCATTTTTAAGGTTCTTATTTCACAAAATAACATAAATAAATCAAAATATTTAGAAACTTCTAAGTATATTTTTGAACACTCACCTTTGGTATTCAGCGAACAATTTAAGCATGAGTCAAAAGCACTTTCTGTTTCATTTGCTTCGGGACTTTTTGTAATGTCTCTTTTTTGGCTTGCTTTAAATGCTTCAAACATTATACTAAAAGATTATCAAGAAAGAGTTATTATAAGGATTCTTTGTTCACCAGTTTCACCACAAAGTTATATCTTACAATCAATATTGAGCATATTTTCAGTTACATTTTTACAGCTACTATTTTTTGTTGTGTTATGCAAGTATTTTCTCAACCTTTCATTTGGCGTAAATATTCTGGTCATATTAATAGTTCTTTCTATTTGTAGCTTTATGTTTGTTTCATTTGCAGTGATGTTCATAAGCATAGTAAATGATATAAAAAAACTTGCAACTTTAAACTCTATGGTTGTAACAATTATGTGCATGATTGGTGGCTGCTACTGGCCGCTTAGCATTATGCCAATGTTTTTGCAAAAATTAGCTCTTATTTTTCCAACAACATATGCAACAAATCTTACAAAAAATATGCTAATAGGCAAGCCCCTTGAAAACATGCTAATTGATATATTGATAGTAATAACATTTTGTATACTTTTTGTTCTTGTTGGCATAAATCGGCTTTCCAAAAATGTAATTTTAAAGATGTAA
- a CDS encoding sensor histidine kinase: MLPLIVTIYAFFSLYINLKISKVIILFLLVFLILDVAKTEYLKSRFYVFTISFVQLILIVISIKLFGWEFSFLIPCSLITFWDYKSKLVPMLIAFLLLIFTFFMPANFAKDYFLICIFALYSKSTYQILQENKQKYIQNIDNLRLLNLQLSRLKSELLQSQQTIQKLSEKNQQMKLVASLHDTVGHNLAAVNIQLNALKTFLEKKGLLEDEQINKILSSCLNQTQVSYKNLRNFVYSHKNSFESKTRYIEKVIEEFNFCKLNLKCSGDIENIPSYIFENLMAILKEALVNVSKHSNATVVTVYLEAKPMYVRLYIHDNGTKKGEIKDGIGLMSIKLRSKAMNATVNIDNHFGFSIVVFVPLKCKGE; the protein is encoded by the coding sequence ATGTTACCACTAATTGTAACTATATATGCCTTCTTTAGCCTATATATCAATCTAAAAATTTCAAAAGTTATAATTTTGTTTTTGCTTGTATTTTTGATATTAGATGTTGCAAAAACTGAATATTTGAAATCAAGATTTTATGTTTTCACAATATCTTTTGTTCAGCTAATTTTAATTGTAATTTCCATCAAACTTTTTGGATGGGAATTTTCATTTTTGATTCCCTGCTCATTGATCACATTCTGGGATTATAAAAGCAAACTTGTACCAATGCTAATAGCTTTTTTATTATTGATATTTACGTTCTTTATGCCTGCAAATTTTGCAAAAGATTATTTCCTAATCTGTATATTTGCTCTTTACTCAAAATCAACCTACCAAATACTTCAAGAAAACAAACAAAAGTATATTCAGAACATAGATAATCTAAGACTCCTAAATCTTCAACTGAGCAGACTCAAATCAGAACTTTTACAATCCCAGCAAACAATACAAAAGCTTTCTGAAAAAAATCAGCAGATGAAACTTGTAGCTTCTTTGCATGATACAGTGGGGCACAATTTAGCAGCAGTCAATATCCAGCTAAATGCTCTAAAGACATTTCTTGAGAAAAAAGGTCTTTTAGAAGATGAACAAATAAATAAGATACTTTCATCATGTTTAAACCAAACTCAAGTTTCATATAAGAACCTCAGAAACTTTGTATATTCGCACAAAAATTCTTTTGAGTCTAAAACAAGGTATATAGAAAAGGTGATAGAAGAGTTTAACTTTTGCAAATTAAATTTAAAGTGCAGCGGTGACATTGAGAATATACCATCGTACATATTCGAAAACTTAATGGCAATTTTAAAAGAAGCTCTTGTAAACGTTTCTAAACACTCAAATGCAACTGTTGTTACTGTATATTTAGAAGCAAAACCAATGTATGTTCGCTTGTATATACATGACAACGGTACAAAAAAAGGAGAAATCAAAGACGGTATTGGACTTATGAGCATAAAATTAAGGTCGAAAGCAATGAATGCCACCGTTAATATTGACAACCATTTTGGATTTTCTATAGTTGTGTTTGTTCCATTAAAGTGTAAGGGGGAATAA
- a CDS encoding response regulator transcription factor: MVKPKVLIVDDDKSVLDGLKIILELENFDVVGLCTNAKDAIDVVMQKNPDIVLMDIRMPVMDGIDGTFNIKTKFPNVKVIILTTFCEEDYIEKSLSFGADGYILKSSDAKHIVNSILSVLDGKVVIDKEIALYISDVLKRTSKQLLEKTQNLTERELQIAKLISQGYSNKEIAAMLFISEGTVRNYITSILQKLNLKNRTQIAVYYLTKFS, encoded by the coding sequence GTGGTAAAACCAAAGGTGTTGATTGTTGACGATGATAAATCTGTTTTAGATGGTCTTAAAATCATACTTGAACTTGAAAACTTTGATGTGGTTGGGCTTTGCACAAATGCAAAAGATGCAATAGACGTAGTAATGCAAAAAAATCCAGACATTGTTCTTATGGATATTAGAATGCCTGTTATGGATGGGATTGATGGAACTTTTAATATAAAAACCAAATTTCCAAATGTCAAAGTGATAATATTAACAACATTTTGTGAAGAGGATTACATAGAAAAGAGCCTGAGTTTTGGCGCAGATGGGTACATCCTTAAAAGCTCTGATGCAAAGCATATTGTAAATTCCATTTTGTCTGTGCTTGATGGTAAGGTTGTTATAGACAAAGAAATTGCTTTATACATTTCAGATGTATTGAAAAGGACTAGTAAACAGCTACTTGAAAAAACACAAAACCTTACTGAAAGAGAGCTTCAAATTGCAAAGCTCATATCGCAAGGATACTCAAATAAGGAAATTGCAGCCATGCTTTTCATCTCTGAAGGTACAGTAAGAAACTACATAACATCCATTCTTCAAAAGTTAAATCTTAAAAACAGAACACAAATTGCAGTATACTATCTAACCAAATTTTCTTAA
- a CDS encoding response regulator transcription factor — MYKIMIIEDDISIAETIKNHLSKWDFDALYVTDFKNIIECFIQFEPHLVLIDIILPFYNGFYWCNEIRKISKVPIMFISSASDNMNIIMAINMGGDDFIEKPFDLNVLTAKVHALIRRTYSFVSNINLIEHKGVILNLNNTTLIHQNKKIELTKNEYKILQLLMENAGRVVSREEIMQHLWQSDSFIDDNTLTVNITRLRKKLAELGLENFIKTKKGIGYIIE, encoded by the coding sequence ATGTATAAGATAATGATTATTGAAGACGATATATCTATTGCTGAAACTATAAAAAACCACCTGTCCAAATGGGATTTCGACGCACTTTATGTTACAGATTTTAAAAATATCATTGAGTGCTTTATTCAATTTGAGCCACATCTCGTGTTAATTGATATAATATTGCCTTTTTACAACGGGTTTTACTGGTGTAACGAAATACGCAAAATATCAAAAGTTCCTATTATGTTTATATCTTCTGCAAGCGATAATATGAATATCATAATGGCTATCAATATGGGTGGAGATGATTTTATTGAAAAACCTTTTGATTTGAACGTCCTTACAGCAAAAGTCCATGCCCTGATAAGGAGAACTTACTCATTTGTCTCAAATATAAACCTTATTGAGCACAAGGGAGTTATTTTAAATCTCAATAATACCACTCTAATTCATCAAAATAAAAAAATTGAGTTAACAAAAAATGAATACAAAATTTTGCAATTGCTTATGGAAAATGCCGGAAGAGTGGTATCCCGTGAAGAAATTATGCAACACCTTTGGCAAAGTGATAGCTTTATTGACGATAATACTCTTACAGTAAATATAACAAGGCTTCGCAAAAAGTTAGCTGAGTTAGGTCTCGAAAATTTTATCAAAACCAAAAAAGGCATTGGATATATTATAGAATGA
- a CDS encoding sensor histidine kinase codes for MKDYINIIGAYLKRNMLLIIYLLVSSCIFFSISFLYSLPLEPTVYSLVLTYIFAFIIGITDFFSFYKQHITLEKLKRNITIADFSFSIAKDLIEKDYQELIKIINESKIEILTNNEKVYRDMIDYYTAWAHQIKTPIAAIKLVLQAEQSKISSELLEQLFKVEQYVEMVLQYLRMENMSNDLLLKKYSLDHIVKQALRKYSLIFIRKKIKLNYKELNCHVLTDEKWLTFVIEQILSNALKYTNPGGQISIYMENNLPNTLVIEDTGIGIAKEDLPRVFEKGFTGYNGRLEKKSTGIGLYLCKRILYKLSHKIIIESEVGKGTKVKINFDTVDIAPD; via the coding sequence ATGAAGGATTACATAAACATTATAGGGGCATATTTAAAACGGAATATGTTGCTTATCATTTATCTGTTGGTTTCAAGCTGTATATTTTTTTCTATTTCATTCCTTTATTCTCTTCCTTTAGAACCCACAGTTTATAGCTTAGTACTAACATATATTTTTGCATTTATCATTGGAATTACTGACTTTTTCTCATTTTATAAACAACATATAACACTTGAAAAACTAAAACGAAACATTACGATTGCGGATTTTTCTTTTTCAATTGCAAAGGATTTGATTGAAAAAGATTATCAAGAACTAATTAAAATCATTAATGAAAGCAAAATTGAAATTTTAACTAATAATGAGAAAGTCTATAGAGATATGATTGATTATTACACAGCATGGGCACATCAAATTAAAACACCCATAGCTGCTATAAAGCTGGTTTTACAAGCAGAACAATCAAAAATTAGCAGTGAACTTTTAGAACAACTATTCAAGGTAGAGCAGTATGTTGAAATGGTTCTTCAATATCTTCGTATGGAAAATATGAGCAATGACTTACTACTAAAGAAATATTCACTTGACCATATTGTAAAACAAGCGCTGCGAAAATACTCTCTAATTTTTATACGAAAAAAGATAAAACTCAATTACAAAGAATTAAACTGCCATGTGTTAACTGACGAAAAATGGCTAACATTTGTTATTGAACAAATACTTTCAAATGCGCTTAAATATACAAACCCCGGTGGTCAAATCTCTATTTATATGGAAAACAATTTGCCAAATACATTGGTTATTGAAGATACAGGCATAGGTATTGCAAAAGAGGATTTGCCCCGTGTTTTTGAAAAAGGCTTTACAGGGTATAACGGTCGCCTGGAGAAAAAATCTACAGGTATTGGACTTTACCTTTGCAAGCGGATTTTATATAAACTATCACACAAAATTATAATCGAATCAGAAGTTGGAAAGGGCACAAAAGTAAAAATCAATTTTGATACTGTTGATATAGCACCAGATTAG
- a CDS encoding ABC transporter ATP-binding protein, whose product MTHVLLEVNSLKKIYTTRFGGNPVQALASVSFSVEQGEYIAIMGESGSGKTTLLNIIAGFDKPTSGKVLLNGREITSMNEKEISAFRRNNIGFVFQDYNLLDTFSIQDNILLPLVLAGRPYTEMYERLKPVAEKLRISDILSKYPYEVSGGQKQRAAIARALITKPQLILADEPTGALDSHSSEELLRLFAEINNEGQTILVVTHSIKVASYAKRVLFIKDGEIFHQIYKGSMSNDEMYQKISDTLTMIATGGIRNA is encoded by the coding sequence ATGACACATGTTCTTTTAGAAGTGAATAGTTTAAAGAAAATCTACACAACAAGATTTGGTGGAAATCCTGTTCAGGCACTTGCAAGTGTATCTTTTTCAGTAGAGCAAGGAGAATATATAGCTATTATGGGCGAATCAGGTTCAGGTAAAACAACACTGTTAAACATCATTGCAGGTTTTGATAAACCTACAAGCGGTAAAGTATTACTAAATGGCAGAGAAATTACGTCAATGAATGAAAAAGAAATCTCAGCCTTCAGACGAAATAACATAGGCTTTGTGTTTCAAGATTACAATCTTCTTGACACATTTTCTATACAAGACAACATCCTGTTACCTCTTGTATTAGCAGGAAGACCATATACAGAAATGTATGAGAGGTTAAAACCTGTTGCTGAAAAACTTAGAATTTCTGATATTCTCTCAAAATATCCTTATGAGGTCTCAGGCGGACAAAAACAAAGAGCTGCAATTGCCCGTGCACTTATTACAAAACCCCAGCTTATTCTTGCCGATGAACCAACTGGTGCTCTTGACTCACATTCATCCGAAGAATTATTAAGACTATTTGCCGAGATAAATAATGAAGGTCAAACAATTCTTGTAGTCACACACAGCATAAAAGTTGCAAGCTATGCAAAAAGAGTTTTGTTTATAAAAGATGGAGAGATTTTTCATCAAATTTATAAAGGTTCAATGTCAAATGATGAAATGTATCAGAAAATCTCCGATACGCTTACCATGATTGCAACAGGAGGTATCCGGAATGCTTAA
- a CDS encoding FtsX-like permease family protein, translated as MLKSFYIKFAANNIKRNTQAYIPYILTCIGAVMMFYNMCFLANTEDIGHLSDSQALRSILRFGAGVIGIFSVIFIFYVNSFLIKRRKKELGLFNIFGMEKRHIARIMFFETVIIGLICIASGILSGIILSKLMTLLLFKIVSFKVVFGFEISPSPILVTTLLFSGIFILNLIYNIFSVHLSKPIELLKASNVGEKEPKTKWLLTIIGIVCLGIGYYIALTTEKPLAAMNIFFVAVILVMIATYCLFTAGSIAFLKTLRKNKNYYYKPHHFIWISNMIYRMKQNAVGLANICILSTAVIVVLSTTISLYIGVEDILKTRYPQEIIITSDNINLENVKKVDNTIMQQLKKFNIVSKNMVKYKYLELALIQDKTHFRIKKQNFFDKNSATAFVVPLEDYNNIEKKVIKLSDNEVLLYTSNVNISENIINFNGFKLSIKKRLTSNSLTNSLTPAISCFWIIVKDIETMKKIFCSLNSNKNDMVQFSYYYGFDFDGNNDNLMDICTALKNSLNKIVNNATIEVREMAREGFYSIYGGLLFIGLFLGLLFIMATVLIIYYKQIEEGFDDRHRYEILQKVGMTHQEIKKSIQSQILATFFLPLFSAIVHIAFAFKIIVKMLQVFNLTNIPLYALCTSAVILVFAIFYTGVYALTAKTYYKIVS; from the coding sequence ATGCTTAAATCTTTTTATATAAAATTTGCAGCCAACAACATAAAAAGAAATACCCAAGCATATATCCCATATATTTTGACCTGTATTGGAGCAGTTATGATGTTTTACAACATGTGTTTTTTGGCTAATACAGAAGATATCGGACATTTGAGCGATAGCCAAGCGCTGAGGAGTATTTTGCGATTTGGAGCAGGAGTAATTGGTATTTTTTCTGTTATATTTATTTTTTATGTAAACAGCTTTTTGATAAAGAGGCGTAAAAAAGAATTGGGACTTTTCAATATTTTTGGAATGGAAAAAAGACATATAGCAAGGATTATGTTTTTTGAAACGGTAATCATAGGACTGATATGTATTGCATCTGGTATTTTATCAGGAATAATTTTAAGCAAACTTATGACACTTCTACTTTTTAAAATTGTAAGTTTTAAAGTTGTGTTTGGTTTTGAAATATCACCGTCACCCATTTTGGTCACAACTCTTTTATTCAGCGGAATTTTTATATTAAACCTTATATATAACATCTTCTCGGTACATCTATCAAAACCCATTGAATTATTAAAAGCAAGCAATGTAGGAGAAAAAGAACCAAAAACAAAATGGCTTTTAACCATCATTGGTATAGTTTGCCTTGGGATTGGATATTACATTGCACTTACAACTGAAAAGCCTTTAGCAGCGATGAACATCTTTTTTGTTGCAGTTATCTTAGTAATGATAGCGACATATTGTTTGTTTACCGCTGGAAGCATAGCATTTTTAAAGACTCTTCGGAAAAACAAAAACTATTACTATAAACCTCATCATTTTATATGGATTTCTAACATGATATACAGGATGAAACAAAATGCAGTTGGACTTGCAAACATATGTATACTTTCAACAGCAGTAATTGTTGTACTTTCAACCACAATTTCCCTGTATATTGGAGTTGAGGATATTTTAAAAACTCGCTATCCACAAGAAATAATTATTACATCGGACAATATTAACTTAGAAAATGTAAAAAAAGTTGATAATACGATAATGCAGCAATTGAAAAAATTTAATATAGTTTCTAAAAACATGGTTAAATATAAATATTTGGAGCTTGCTTTGATTCAAGATAAAACTCATTTCAGAATAAAAAAACAAAATTTTTTTGATAAGAACTCAGCCACTGCCTTTGTAGTGCCTCTTGAGGACTACAATAATATTGAAAAGAAAGTTATCAAATTATCTGATAATGAAGTTCTTCTGTATACTAGTAATGTTAATATCTCTGAGAACATTATCAATTTCAATGGTTTCAAACTCTCAATTAAAAAACGATTAACTTCAAACTCTCTAACTAATAGCCTTACACCAGCTATTAGTTGTTTTTGGATAATAGTCAAAGACATTGAAACAATGAAGAAAATCTTCTGTTCACTAAATAGCAATAAAAACGACATGGTACAATTTTCATATTATTATGGTTTTGATTTTGATGGTAACAATGATAATCTCATGGACATTTGCACAGCACTAAAAAATAGCTTAAATAAAATAGTAAATAATGCAACAATTGAAGTTCGTGAAATGGCAAGAGAAGGTTTTTACTCTATCTATGGCGGGTTATTATTCATTGGTTTGTTTCTTGGACTTTTGTTTATTATGGCAACAGTGCTTATAATTTATTATAAACAAATTGAAGAAGGCTTTGATGATAGGCATCGCTATGAAATTTTACAGAAAGTGGGTATGACGCATCAGGAGATTAAAAAGTCAATACAAAGCCAAATACTTGCAACCTTCTTTTTGCCTTTATTCTCAGCAATAGTTCACATAGCGTTTGCTTTTAAAATAATAGTTAAAATGTTACAGGTATTCAACCTTACAAATATACCTTTGTATGCTCTTTGCACATCTGCTGTTATACTTGTGTTTGCTATATTTTATACTGGCGTGTATGCCCTTACAGCAAAAACCTATTACAAAATTGTAAGTTAG
- a CDS encoding type II toxin-antitoxin system VapC family toxin, with protein sequence MRRLRVYIDTSVISHLDQQDNPEYMQITKKFWDELKQGKYNVYISSAVITELNKCKEPKRSRLLEYMSQIEFTRIEINQQVLELAQKYVNECIIPSKYFDDAVHIAVASINECDILVSWNFKHIVRYRTIQGVNAINKLMGYREIQLVSPLMILEEEE encoded by the coding sequence TTGAGGAGACTACGAGTATACATTGACACCTCAGTTATAAGTCACTTAGACCAGCAGGATAATCCTGAGTATATGCAGATAACAAAAAAATTTTGGGATGAGCTTAAACAAGGAAAATACAATGTATACATTTCAAGTGCAGTAATAACTGAATTAAATAAGTGCAAGGAACCAAAAAGAAGCAGGCTATTAGAGTATATGTCCCAGATAGAATTCACGAGAATTGAGATTAACCAACAAGTTTTGGAACTTGCGCAGAAGTATGTAAATGAATGTATAATTCCGTCAAAGTATTTCGACGACGCAGTCCATATTGCAGTTGCAAGCATTAACGAATGTGATATTTTGGTATCATGGAATTTTAAGCATATAGTTAGATATAGGACAATTCAAGGCGTAAACGCAATAAACAAACTTATGGGTTATAGAGAAATTCAACTGGTGTCCCCACTTATGATATTAGAGGAAGAGGAGTGA